The Cytobacillus sp. NJ13 sequence ATAAAATGACGATAAGCGGCTTCCTCTTGAGAATAATCAAAAGGTGTCTCTCGCTCTAATACATTGGGGCATGTCACATCAAAACCCTGCTTTGATAATAATTCGCAAAAACTCTTTATATGCTGATTAATTCCATAGATTTCGTGGATTACGAGGATTAACGAATTAGAATTACTCTGTCTTTTCATGATTGTGTCCCTTATTCTCCATATTTCTTCTCCCATTCATCGAACCATTTTTTGCACTTTATTCCATTCAAAAAGGTATTCTATATTTAAATGATTTTTTCCTTCATCATTTAAACACCCCTTTAAATCAAAAAAGCCGCCTATTTGGCAGCTGGACTTTAAAGCAATGCACCAATATAAAATTAAATACAAGCTTCATATTCAGTTTTGAGGTTATTGATGATCGTCTGAATAGGCAGGATTTCGTTAATTTCATGGACTCTTGCCCCCGCAAATACGAGACCATTCTCGCAGTCCCCATCCATGGAAGTTATCAAGGAATCCATTGTGCAAAAGCGATAAGAGCAGTTTTTCAGGCAATCGATACATTTCTTTATTTTCACCTTTTTATTGTCAGATATCTGCTCTGTAAAGTGGTTCTTAATGGCACGGCCTTCCAGTCCTACAGTGGTTTTCACCATGACGATATCTTCCTGTTTGGCATGGACATACTTTTCTTTGAAGGATAATGGTGCATCACATTCTTGACTTGCGACAAATCTTGTTCCCATCTGAACACCGGAAGCACCGATACGAATGGCATGAGCGATATCTCTTCCTGTCATGATCCCTCCAGCAGCAATGACAGGAATCTTAACTGCTTCCACAACTTCCTGTAAAATATCGAATAGCGGTCTTTCGGTCCCTAAATGTCCTCCCGCTTCATTGCCCTCGACCACAACGGCAGAAGCACCAAGCCGTTCTGACATTTTGGCCAGCCTTGCAGATGACACAATCGAGATGACCGGTGTGCCAGATTCTTTGCCCCAGCTGTACATATCTCTTGATATTCCAGCACCTGAAATAATGAAATCAACCTTTTCCTCAATGGCTGCTTTCATTTTTTCAGCAAAATCATTCATGGCAAAAAGAACATTCACCCCAATATAGCCCTCACCCTTGATAGATGCCTTAGCCTTTCTTATATGCAATCTTAAATCTTCGATGCTAATTCCTGTTCCAGAAATAGTTCCAATCCCCCCGGCATTCGCAACAGCTGACGACAGACCACTTAAAGAAATACCTACGCCCATACCACCTTGCATGATTGGAAATTTAGGTTCCATATGACCAATTCTTAATTGCGGAAATCTCAAAAGAATACCCCATTTCATCGTCGAATTATTTCTTCTCCATTATTGTGCGAATGGGGTTAATTGAATAGTGATAAATATAATACCTGATACTAAAATCAGGTGGTAATTTAGTAATCGTCACAGAATGTTCATGAAAGGTTAAATAACTCTTTAAAAATCAGCAGTATCCATTCAAAATCCTTACACCATTAGGATCCACTAATGGTTTTGGTGAAAACCCCTTTATAACAGCTTCCCTGATGGTAACTGTCTCACCAATTATCGACTTGATGGAATTGACAGGCTTTCCAAACAAAATGGAAAGGTCATCTTCTAACCCCTTTTTCTTTGTTCCTAATCTTAATTCCTTTATCTTTATGTTATCAGTCATCGAATCTACTATATCTTTGTTTGATTGAAGTTCTATCCTAAAAGAATAAGGGGTTGTAATAAACGTTCTTCGTTCCCCCCTATCAACAGTCCAATTCATATTATCTGCATTTTGACATATAAGCTCTTGTTCTTTTTCAGATACCCAAAAGCCTATATGGTCAAATATTATCTTCTTTCCATATCCAAAAGTGATATTTATGGACCCTTTTCTTGCTTCGATTATACGAAAAAGGATTTTCTTCTCCCGGAAGTCCTCCCACACTAAAGGGGGATCAAAGTTCTGAAAATCCCCCTGGTATTTTCCAATTCGCTGATATATACGAAAGCCGTTATTCACGTAAAATCTTTCTGTTTCTTCCACATGCGGGGTCCAAAAATGATAATGAAAAAGCACAGACATCACCTCTTTATTAAGCTCATTACCTACATATTCAATAAAAAAGCAATTTCTCCTTTGCAGGCAATTTTCACGAGGTGCTTATATAGTTGACCACTGCAGCATTCCTTAATAAAATGAAAACATCCCAAATTGGAGGTTTTTGTTTGTTGAACTTATGTTCAGAGCTGGAGGAGTAACACTTTCTTCATGACTATTTGCATGAGAAAGTGCCATTTATATTGAACTTTATCATCACTTAAAGAACAGGAGACTATAAATGGATATTGTCATTCGGCAAGAATTCCCTGCAGACTATCATTCCACGGAAGAAATGATAAAAGAAGCTTTTTTAAATGAAGAATACAGCGACAAGACAGAACATTTCCTTGTTAAAAGAATCAGAAATTCAGATGCTTTTATTCCGGAGCTTTCTTTAGTAGCGTTAACTCAGGCTAAGGAGGTTGTGGGTCATATACTTCTATCTAAGATCACAATAGGTGATGGTGAGAAAGCTGCAGATTCTCTGGCACTTGCCCCCGTTTCTGTTGCTCCCGGTTATCAAGGAATAAGCATCGGCAGTCAATTGATTCGTACTGCACTTAACAAGGCAAAAGAGGCCGGATATCAATCCGCAATTGTTCTAGGCCATAAAGATTACTATCCAAAGTTCGGCTTTAAGCCAGCCAGCCTTTGGAATATCCAGGCCCCGTTTGAAGTGCCTGACGAAGTGTTCATGGCTCTGGAATTGACGGAGAATGCTCTTGAAAATGCTGCCGGTGTTGTCCAGTATTCAAAAGCTTTTTCAGAATAAGAGGACTGGATAAAAAAAGAGCTGCCGATCCACATGCTGGATCGGCAGCTCTTTTACCTATTTGTTGATAATGGCATTGCCTTGGACTTATTCTGTAAGTTCCCAATCAGGATTCCAAACCACTTCCCACAAATGTCCATCTGGATCTTGGAAGTATCCAGAATATCCACCCCAAAAGGTGTCGTGAGCTTGAACCGTAATAACGGCACCCGCACTCTCAGCCTGTTCCATTACCGTATCTACCTCTTCTTTACTCCCAACATTATGCCCAATCGTAAATTCAGTTGGGCTTTTTCCTGTCTGGTTCATGCTCGTGTCATGAGCGATATCTTTACGATTCCAAAGTGCCAGTTTTAATCCTGATTGCAGATCAAAAAAAGCAACAGCACCATGCTCGAATTCTCTTCCTACTATGCCCTGTGTTGGAAACCCAAGACCATTCTGATAGAAATGTAAGGACCTTTCTAAATCATCTACACCTAATGTGATGACTGAAATTCGCGGTTTCATATAAGACCTCCCAATAATATCGTATAAAATAAGACTTTCAAATTTTTGCGAAGAAAAGTTTATAAAGCATACTCATTCATTTATATCGAAAATCAAATGATCGAATAACTCCCCATCCACGTAAAGCAAAATGGCCCATTCTCCCTTTTTAGGAATTTTAACAGATGATGGTGTATGTGCATCGGCCCCGTTGTTTGGACCATAAGCACGAATGGTCCATCCCATTCCATTTAATACTTTATGGACAGTTTGCGATTTTTTATGGAATCCAACAATCGTCAGATCTGCATCTTCAACTCCCCAAAGATGCCACATCCACTTTTGGCCGTTTAAACTCGGCATGTCAGCACCAATCACACCGGACTTGTTTTCATTTCCGATAATGCCCCTGTCACCGAACTCCACAGCTTTTCTTTCCCAATCAATAGTGTCAAAATCACTCACTTGAACAAAATCTGGTATATCCTCTGGCAAAGTAATAGGGGCGTCTTTTGCTTTTTCAGCCACGGTGACAACTACATCCCCATAAGCTTTGCCATCCAGGTACACCTCATACTTCCACAGACCTTCGTAAGGAAGTGTGAATGTAGTCGTGAACCTCTGCAAACTTGGGTATCCAGGAGATGGTTCTATTATTTCTTGATGAGGCAAAACTTGTATTCTTTCACCTGTTTCTTTATGAAGGGCAGAAATGGAAAGTTCTTTTCCTTTATAGGTGTCAAAAGGCTCTGCGAAACTAAAAATATAGCCATAAGGCATTCCTGCTTTCAGATTAGGATCGGGTAATATGCTAAATTTTATAGTTTGATTCACCTTATATTCATGCCGTATTTCCCATTCATTATTCATGCCGCCACTTATCTTTTCGGGATCTTGCCTGACCAAAATCTCAGTTGAAACAAAGAAGGCCAGGAGACAGATGGCAAAAGAGGAAATAGCGAATATAAGGAATTTATTGGGCCTGTTTGGCTTCACTATTCTATCTGTACGGACAGCTTTTCTAATATTCATTTTTTGAAATTCCGTAAAGTGATCACCTTTGTAAGTCGTCGAGTCCATCGCCCTCCGCAGCTGCTTAAGCTTGCTCTCCATTATATCCCCACCTCTCCATCATTTTCTTCAGCTTCATTCTCCCTCTGCTCAGCCTGGTTTTGATCGTGTTGTGGTTCACGCCTAATATTCCTTGGATTTCTTCAATCGAACATTCTTCATAATAATAGAGTGTAACCACTTCCCGGTACTTTACAGGCAAAGACAATACACACAAGGAAAGAAATTCTTCCTCGCTCCGCTTTAACAGATTCTTTTCCGGCGACAATTCCTTAGATGAAAAAAGAGTAAACAAGCTTGAATTCATCACCACTTTTCGAAACGCATAACTCTTCAAGACATCCTTTGATTTATTAATAGCCAATCGATAAATCCATGATTTAAAGGAGATCACTTCATCGATTTTGTCATAATATTTGTAGCACACGATGAATACATCCTGAACAATATCTTCCGCCAGCTTCCAGTCCTTCACATAGTTATAAGCCAGCTTTGTGAGCCGTTCACCATACTCATCCATAATAAACTCCAGCCAAGCATCACGATTTTCTAATGGGCCTTCATCCCTGACCATCCTCACACACTTCCCACCCCATTTTCACTTTAATGCTAAGACGAATGAGTTAGATATAGGTTTCATTTTTCTATTTCTTTTTTTAGAAAAAAGGCACTTACCCTTTTGCGGATAAGTGCCGGTTCCGTCCCTGTCTATAAAAGAAGCTTGTATTTAATTTAAGTACAGAGGGTATTGGGGTAATTGGAAAAGCAACATACTCGTTAGTGCCGAAAACTACTTCATATACCTTGCAACTAGCAAATAACACCTTTCTCTTGTAAGACTTGCTTGTGTAGCCACATATTCCAATGGCTCCATCGATCCGCCTTTGTATTTTAGTGAAGACTTTTTCGCCGTTTCATCTCTTTGATGGATCCAGTTCCGCTGTTCTTCTCTTAATTGGTCCATCTGTCCTTTATCAAGCTGCTCTTCTAGCAGACCATAAATTTTGTTTAATTCCTCATCCCAGGTTCTATATCTTTCTGCCTCTTGTTCCACCAATTCTGCCGTGGTTGTCTTGGCTTCTGCGTATCTGTCCGCTTCTTCCATTTTGTTTAGTTTCTTGAGATATTCATCCTTATTACTTTCATGATTTTCATTTTGATCATTGCTGGACTCCACTGACTCTCCCTCATTTGAGGCTGCAGAAGGATTGTCTGTATCTTCTTGTTCATTGAGCTGTGTGTTATCACTGCTGCCAGAAGAGTTTTCTGCCTCACTTCCCTCTGAATCTGTAAAACCCTTATCAATTGAGCCGCCATCTTCATTTTGAGCCGAGCTGTTACTAGCTGGCAGGCTGCTCGATTCTTCCGATGAGTTTCCACAAGCAGCCATTACACCTGATAATCCTACTGTTAGCAGTACTGCCAAAAACTTCATGTTATTTTCCATTTTCAAACTTCCTTATCTATTTTAATTTCTCCATCATAGTCGGTGCAGAATATATGTGGTCTATTCCTCAGCAGTTTAATTTCCTTACTTCCCCAAACCAAACAAGTGCCTTCTGCTCCATTTCCTTCACAAATGCCTTTTTTGCTTGGCTGTACTCACTCGTGTTATCAAACCTTTTTACTAATTCTTCCTTGAAAATAGTGTACCTTGCTGCTTCAGAAGGATGGGTCCGCAGATAATCCCTAAATACAAGGTGCCGTTCAATTTGGGGGTTATCAAATTGATAGAAATGTAAATGGTGAGATCGGTTTTCTCCGCCTTTTCGAAATAATCTTCTGCCTGTAATGCCCCATTCACCAGCAGCCTCATATCCTAGTTTTTTCATTTTTTCATTAGATTCATCTATCTTCTCGATGTCTTTCACAATACACATCATATCGATTACAGGCTTTGCCTTCATCCCCCGGACCGAGGTACTGCCAAAATGTTCACATTTTATGATTTCATCTTCAAAGATTGTTTTGAGAAATTCTGCCTCTTTTTGAAACATGAGTGCCCAATTGTCGCTAAATTCCGTTAGCCGAATCTTCATTTGGAGACCTCCATTATGAAATTTACATTGGGTAATTCATCCACAATTAGTTGTTGCTCCAACCACACCATTTCCTGCCCATCCAACTTCATTTTAAGATAATCATATTATAAAACACATGTTCGTAATTGTAAATTTTACCAATATGAACTTCTGCTCTCCTAATCCTATTTCTTACAGCCTGCTGTGTTGCCGCCCAAGTGATTTGTGATATAACAAGATTAGAAGACTTTTAGAAAGAAGGATGTGTTACAGTTTGAACGACCGCCATCATCAAATACTTTGGATTATGATCATGCTGGTGCCGATAATTGTATTTATAAACACGAACAATTTGGAAAAGGCATTTCTGACTTTTTTGGGAGGGGTGATTTTTTATCTCGTTTACGGATTGTTTTGGTTTCGCCGGGATCAGAAAAGGCAGGCGGATTCCGAAATCTGGGAGATCAGCAAACTTTCAGATAAGCAATTAGAGGCTTTCACCAGCTCTCTATTATCCAAATTAGGATATACAGTTACAAAATCGAATGATGAAAATCCGGATATCAGTTTTTTACTGACCTCTCCAACTGGGTATCAAGCGATTGTTAAAGTCAAAAGCCACAAAAGAGAGGCAGGAATACGCCATGTCCAAAAAACATTAAAACAAATGGATTTTTATAATGCTGCTGAATGCTGGGTCATCACAAACGAGCGTTTCACCCGTCAAGCAATTGAATTTGCCGAAGCAAACAATATGCGCCTATATGACCGGGAACAGTTCATTAAATGGATTCTAAAAGCGAAAAAAGAGGAAAAAATACGGGGTTAGAATTCTTGATGTTCAGGAAACTCCTTTATGCCCCTACTATCATCAATGTGTATCTTTAACAAATTAAATATCCCAATTTCTTAGTAAGAAATTGGGAATCTATTGTTAATGCGGAATATCTCTATACTATAATTTCAATTTACCTATATGAATCATGTATTGGATGAAACAGGTCTTCCGCTGCATTTCTGACAACTGAAAAATGTTCCACATTGTAATGGCCGTGAAGAGTATCATTATGATGCTTGATAATTTGTTCTGCACTTAAAGCATTGCTGTCCGTTGTTGAATGTCCATCACCTACTAATGTGACATCCAATCCACTAATAGTTGCAGTTCTAACTGCACTGTCTATACAGTGCTGGGTTTTGCACCCCATTATAACAACATGCTTGACCTTTTGAGATTTTAGATGATCCAGCAGTCCTGTTCCATGAAAAGAATTCGTTGCAGCTTTATCAAAGAACTTTGTTTCCGCAGGCACATTAATTTCTTCATGAACCTGAAATCCTTTGCCTTTCCCTTCAGCAACATCTAAATCCCTGACAAAGACAACTGGAACACTGGATTTTTTTGCTTTTTCAATCACTAAATTGATATTCCCAATAAGCTGCTCTTTATTAAAGACTTTACTTTCTTCCTGATTCCCATCAATTAACTCCTGTTGGGCATCAATAATTAATAAGGTTTGATTCAAATGATTTTCCCCTTTCAATACCTATAAAATTATTTTAGACCTGTTCCCCTTAGTATTTTCACGCCAATATATTTGATTGTCATAATATCTGCCTCCTAAATTAAAACATTGTCCAAAAACGTTATCGAAATTTTTAGACATTTTAGATTTTAACATAAAGATCTGTTTAATAAAATATGTTAAAGTTTCTTTTTTAAATACATTACTGTGAAAACAGGACGTTCATTAAATCATCTTTAAGAAAAAAGGCCGCCTGAGTGGGCGGCCCTAAAAATAAATGACCCTGAAAGATCACGTAATATTTCATATTCGCAGCTTAGTAAGCACGCGCAAACCAAACCGTATGCTTCGCATCTTTTCCACAATGGATGCATGTGTGCTTAGATGCCGGCGGATTGAATGGGATGTTCCGTGTGGTGAATTTTGTTTTTTCTTTTACACTTTCTTCACAGGCGTCTTCTCCGCACCAGCCAGCTAATATCCATCCAGGAATGGTCTCATTTGATTCGGATTCTGCTATGTGCTGTTCTAACTGGTCCATTGTATCAATATGTGTGTGCGAATTCTCCGAGCGGAACGCTTTTGCTTTATCGAATAGACGAGTCTGCATGGTTTCAAGCTCTTTTTTAATGCTGTCAATAATGGATTCAAGCGGGACCGCGACTTTGTCTCCAAGATCACGGGCCTTCATTAAGCATTGATTTTGGTCTAAATCACGTGGGCCAAGTTCGATGCGGACAGGTACACCTTTCAGTTCCCACTCATTAAATTTATAGCCTGGTGATTGATCGGAATCATCCAGACGGACACGGATTCCTTCTGCCTTTAATGCGGCAAAGATTTCATCTAACTTCTCCATAATGGCCGGGTTCTTTTTCCATGGCCCTACTGGAATCAGCACAACTTGAGTCGGTGCTATTTTTGGAGGCAGCACAAGGCCTTGCTCATCTCCATGAACCATGATGACGGAGCCAATTAACCGTGTAGACGTACCCCATGATGTTGTATGGACATATGTGTGTTTATTTTCTTTATTCAAATATTTGATATCGAAGGCTTCCGCAAATTTTGTACCTAAGTAGTGTGAGGTTCCTGCCTGCACAGCTTTTCCATCTTTCATCATCGCTTCAATGGAGAATGTATCCACAGCGCCGGCAAAGCGTTCTGATGGTGTCTTTTGGCCATCATAAACCGGAATCGCAAGTAATCCTTCTACAACTTCTTTATAAATGGCCAGCATTTGCATGGTTTCCTTACGCGCATCTTCTTCATCCACATGAGCCGTATGGCCTTCCTGCCATAAAAATTCAGAAGTGCGGATGAATGGAAGAGTTTTCTTCTCCCAACGGAATACATTTGCCCATTGATTGATTAATACAGGCAGATCCCGATAACTTTTAATCCAATCTGAATACAAATGTCCGATCATTGTTTCAGAAGTTGGGCGCAGTGCCAGACGTTCTTCCAATTTCTCTCCTGCCGCTTCCGTTATCCATGGAAGCTCTGGCGAGAACCCTTCAATATGATCCTTTTCCTTCTGAAAGAAGGATTCTGGAATTAACATCGGGAAATATGCATTGCGGTGACCGGTTTCTTTAAAGCGCATATCCATCTCTGCCTGAATATGTTCCCATATTTCATAGCCATCCGGCTTAAAGGCAATACAGCCGCGAACTGGGGTGTAATCAAATAAATCGGCTTTTTGGATCGTATCAAGATACCATTTTGAAAAGTTGTTTGGTTTTTGTTGAGACATCTTCTTTTCCTCCTTGGATAATGAAATTCCTTTAAAAAATAAAAAAAGCATAAAGAGTCCATGAAAAGGACGTCTTTACGCTAATAGACGTGGTACCACCTTAGTTCAACTTTAATCAAAATTAAAGTCCTCTTAGCGTTTATAACGAAACGACCCGGTTAGCTTTACTAACATCTCCGTGGCAGGGTTCAATAAGGAGGGGTGATATAGCTTTCAGCCCAGGCTATATTTTCTGTTTCACAATCCTTATTTACTTGATCACATCATTGATTCCATATATATATAAGTTAATATATCAACTTGTCACAGGCAATTCAATATTTACAAGTGTTTATTTTTCCATTTTGAATGGCCTGCCCCGAAAGGCAGCGAACCAGATTAGCCAAAAAGATCCTCAGCTGATCAATTTTATATGTTATGATAAAAAAGTATGTTAACTAAATTATTGTTTTAGTTAACATTTTAACATAATTGAACCTGATGAAATTGGGGGGAATTTATGTATAAGCTGCGAGGTCATCATCTTTTTTGCCTTCTGGGATATCGTGGAATGGGCTATTCCCAGGAATACGTGGAAAATATGACACGTTTGCATCAAGACTTGAGAGACAACCCCAGGACATGGATACAGCTTGTAAAAGGGCCTGATCAACTGTGTGAAAAGTATCCCAACTCAGGTGAATACCATTGTGAACACGACGATATTTATGAAAGAGATGCCGCTATTTTAGAAAAATTAGGCCTTAAAATCGGGCAAATCCTGTATTGGAAGGATATTGAGTCGAACATCCAAAAGTATGCCGTTCCCTCAGATATACAAACTGTTTGCGAATCGTGTTCCTGGCGTTCATATGGCGTTTGTGAGGAAGGTATTCAAGATATTCTTGCAGGGAAGGGCTTAAGGGAAGTTAAGTAACCCTCCCCTGTTAAATGCCCATTCTTAAACTTGCTGGAGAACGGTTTTATATCTGGCAGCAACCATTAAATTATTATCCAGTTGAGTTAGGTATTAGTCCAGTCCTTATAGAATATATGTAGGTAAAAATGGTAATGGAGGGATTAACTTGGCATTTGTGGCTATTTTGACGGTTGGACGGCTGAAGCATTCAGAAGAACATCCTGCCTCCCGGGAGTTTTTTGAAGTTGGAAATGAAGTCATGCGGGAGGCTGCTAAAACCGGGCACCTCATGAAAGTATTCTCACCAAATAGAGCGAAGTTCCCTGAAGAAACGATCAAAGGAGAGGGTACCCCCATTCTCACCTTAACAGTATGGAAAAACCTTCAATCTTTATATCAGTTTACCTATTCTGGCCTGCATAGGCAGGCATTGCAGGACAGGAATAAGTGGTTTGGGCCTCTTCCAGAGAGACAGCCAAATTATGTGGTGTGGTGGACGGATATGTTATCGGATGTATCCTGGAAGGAAGCTTTCAAAAGATATGATTTTTATATCCAGCATGGACCAGATTCTTTTGCATTTGACTTTAGACATGCATTTGATCAATTTGGGGATCCAGTCCTGCTTAAATAGGTGGGATCAATTCTCCTGCACAGCGTTTTTCCTATCAGCACATTACTGCGGCCTCACCTGATACATTAAATGAATTTCATTAGCCATATAATCGGAACTAAAGTGAAGTCCCTTCTTTAGCCACCACATGATGATGCCTACCAGTGAGGCTGTTTTAATATCTATCGAAACATATTCATACGGCAATTCCTTCTGTGTATTCTTTCTTCTTATTTCTACTAACTGTTTTAATAATACGAATAGTTTTTCCTCGAATTGATTCATCTTGAATAAGACCAGCAAATACTTTCTGTGGATATATAAATAATCAAGCAATTGGGTCAGCTGCTGCTTCTCTGATAGATCTTCCGATTGTATCAATGCTGCGATTTTATCAGATAGCCCGCTTAAAATTTCTACGGTAATTTGCGTTAGAAAATCTTGAATATCCTGATAGTGCAAGTAAAATGTTGTCCGGTTTAATCCTGCTTTGGCCGCAACTTTCTGAACGGTCAGTTTTGAAATATCGGATTCCTCTGATAGCAGAGAAAAAGCTGCTGTTTTGAACATTTCCTTTGAACGGATTGTACGGGGATCTTCCTTTTTCGGCGCAGACATTCTAACCCTCCTTTATAGATTTTCACGGACTTTCTCAACAGCCCATATTCGGCCTGTCGATTAGTGAACACACACAAGAAAACTGTTCATGGTCAAGAGTAGATGCTTTTGTTACTATGTATTTTATCGACAACATGTTGAGAATACAAGTTCAGAACGAAGGAGTTTATAAATGAGCAAGGAAATAACAGAAAGCAATAAAAAAATATTATTATTCGTTCTGATTGCCGGCTGTTTCTTATCCACCTTAAATCAGACTTTATTAAATGTGGCATTGAGCAGTTTCATGGAGGAATTCAACGTAAAAGCAGCAACGGTCCAATGGTTATCAACCGGATTTATGCTTGTAAATGGGGTATTGGTCCCCATCACAGCATTTCTGATGCAGCGGTTTACAACAAGGCAGCTGTTTATTAGTTCTATGCTCTTTTTGCTGATTGGGTCTGTCATCAGCGCCTTTGCGATGAACTTTGGCACGCTGCTGACGGGAAGAATGGTTCAGGCAATAGGCGCCGGAATCATCATGCCTCTGATGATGACCGTCATTTTATATTTATATCCCGCTGAACAGCGCGGAAGTGTGATGGGGAAAATTGGCTTTGCAGTGATCTTCGCACCGGCCATCGCTCCTACCCTGTCCGGTTTCATTATCGAATTTGTTTCATGGAGATGGCTGTTTATTGGGTTAATCCCCTTTTTACTCATCGTCATCGCCCTAGCTTTCAAATATTTAATGGACGTATCGGAAACATCAAAAGCGAGATTGGATCTCCCAAGTGTTATTTTATCCACAATTGGCTTTGGATGCATTTTATTTGGATTCAGTTCAGCAGGAAGCAAGGGATGGCAAAATCTCTCCGTCCTTATTTCCATTATTTCAGGAATAATCGCAACAGCCCTATTCAGTTTGCGGCAGATAAAATCAAAGGAGCCGTTACTAAACTTATCTGTTTTTAAGTATAAGATTTTCACTCTTACTTCACTAATCAATGTCCTGGTTACGATGATGATGTATGCGGATTTAATCCTTCTGCCTATTTACCTGCAGGATGGACGCGGGTTCACAGCGTTCGAAGCAGGCTTGCTTTTATTGCCTGGAGCTATCATCAACGCGTTCTTATCGCCTGTCACTGGCAGAATGTATGATAAATACGGTGCTAAACCACTCTTTATTACTGGTTTAGTATTTGTCAGTATTTCCATGTGGGGAGTAATCGATTTGAACGAATCGACTACTTATATGTATTTAATGGTCCGCACCATTATTTTGAGAATAGGACTAAGCTTTATTACTATGCCTTTAAATACAGCAGGATTGAATGCTTTGCCAAGAGAGCTGGGATCACACGGCTCAGCCGTTAACAACACCATTCGCCAATTGGCAGGTGCGATTGGAACTGCAGTTGTCATCACTTTATATACGATCCAGGCAGCTTCACATGCTTCGGAACTCTCAGAAAACATGACAGCGG is a genomic window containing:
- a CDS encoding nitronate monooxygenase, encoding MKWGILLRFPQLRIGHMEPKFPIMQGGMGVGISLSGLSSAVANAGGIGTISGTGISIEDLRLHIRKAKASIKGEGYIGVNVLFAMNDFAEKMKAAIEEKVDFIISGAGISRDMYSWGKESGTPVISIVSSARLAKMSERLGASAVVVEGNEAGGHLGTERPLFDILQEVVEAVKIPVIAAGGIMTGRDIAHAIRIGASGVQMGTRFVASQECDAPLSFKEKYVHAKQEDIVMVKTTVGLEGRAIKNHFTEQISDNKKVKIKKCIDCLKNCSYRFCTMDSLITSMDGDCENGLVFAGARVHEINEILPIQTIINNLKTEYEACI
- a CDS encoding N-acetyltransferase, with protein sequence MDIVIRQEFPADYHSTEEMIKEAFLNEEYSDKTEHFLVKRIRNSDAFIPELSLVALTQAKEVVGHILLSKITIGDGEKAADSLALAPVSVAPGYQGISIGSQLIRTALNKAKEAGYQSAIVLGHKDYYPKFGFKPASLWNIQAPFEVPDEVFMALELTENALENAAGVVQYSKAFSE
- a CDS encoding VOC family protein; translation: MKPRISVITLGVDDLERSLHFYQNGLGFPTQGIVGREFEHGAVAFFDLQSGLKLALWNRKDIAHDTSMNQTGKSPTEFTIGHNVGSKEEVDTVMEQAESAGAVITVQAHDTFWGGYSGYFQDPDGHLWEVVWNPDWELTE
- a CDS encoding sigma-70 family RNA polymerase sigma factor; amino-acid sequence: MVRDEGPLENRDAWLEFIMDEYGERLTKLAYNYVKDWKLAEDIVQDVFIVCYKYYDKIDEVISFKSWIYRLAINKSKDVLKSYAFRKVVMNSSLFTLFSSKELSPEKNLLKRSEEEFLSLCVLSLPVKYREVVTLYYYEECSIEEIQGILGVNHNTIKTRLSRGRMKLKKMMERWGYNGEQA
- a CDS encoding DUF1311 domain-containing protein codes for the protein MENNMKFLAVLLTVGLSGVMAACGNSSEESSSLPASNSSAQNEDGGSIDKGFTDSEGSEAENSSGSSDNTQLNEQEDTDNPSAASNEGESVESSNDQNENHESNKDEYLKKLNKMEEADRYAEAKTTTAELVEQEAERYRTWDEELNKIYGLLEEQLDKGQMDQLREEQRNWIHQRDETAKKSSLKYKGGSMEPLEYVATQASLTRERCYLLVARYMK
- a CDS encoding GrpB family protein, with translation MKIRLTEFSDNWALMFQKEAEFLKTIFEDEIIKCEHFGSTSVRGMKAKPVIDMMCIVKDIEKIDESNEKMKKLGYEAAGEWGITGRRLFRKGGENRSHHLHFYQFDNPQIERHLVFRDYLRTHPSEAARYTIFKEELVKRFDNTSEYSQAKKAFVKEMEQKALVWFGEVRKLNC
- a CDS encoding restriction endonuclease, whose translation is MNDRHHQILWIMIMLVPIIVFINTNNLEKAFLTFLGGVIFYLVYGLFWFRRDQKRQADSEIWEISKLSDKQLEAFTSSLLSKLGYTVTKSNDENPDISFLLTSPTGYQAIVKVKSHKREAGIRHVQKTLKQMDFYNAAECWVITNERFTRQAIEFAEANNMRLYDREQFIKWILKAKKEEKIRG
- a CDS encoding cysteine hydrolase family protein gives rise to the protein MNQTLLIIDAQQELIDGNQEESKVFNKEQLIGNINLVIEKAKKSSVPVVFVRDLDVAEGKGKGFQVHEEINVPAETKFFDKAATNSFHGTGLLDHLKSQKVKHVVIMGCKTQHCIDSAVRTATISGLDVTLVGDGHSTTDSNALSAEQIIKHHNDTLHGHYNVEHFSVVRNAAEDLFHPIHDSYR
- the proS gene encoding proline--tRNA ligase: MSQQKPNNFSKWYLDTIQKADLFDYTPVRGCIAFKPDGYEIWEHIQAEMDMRFKETGHRNAYFPMLIPESFFQKEKDHIEGFSPELPWITEAAGEKLEERLALRPTSETMIGHLYSDWIKSYRDLPVLINQWANVFRWEKKTLPFIRTSEFLWQEGHTAHVDEEDARKETMQMLAIYKEVVEGLLAIPVYDGQKTPSERFAGAVDTFSIEAMMKDGKAVQAGTSHYLGTKFAEAFDIKYLNKENKHTYVHTTSWGTSTRLIGSVIMVHGDEQGLVLPPKIAPTQVVLIPVGPWKKNPAIMEKLDEIFAALKAEGIRVRLDDSDQSPGYKFNEWELKGVPVRIELGPRDLDQNQCLMKARDLGDKVAVPLESIIDSIKKELETMQTRLFDKAKAFRSENSHTHIDTMDQLEQHIAESESNETIPGWILAGWCGEDACEESVKEKTKFTTRNIPFNPPASKHTCIHCGKDAKHTVWFARAY
- a CDS encoding DUF1284 domain-containing protein → MYKLRGHHLFCLLGYRGMGYSQEYVENMTRLHQDLRDNPRTWIQLVKGPDQLCEKYPNSGEYHCEHDDIYERDAAILEKLGLKIGQILYWKDIESNIQKYAVPSDIQTVCESCSWRSYGVCEEGIQDILAGKGLREVK